GCGTGCACTTTAATCTGAAATATAAGTTTTATTTGAAAcatattaatttatttctaCGTATGTGGCCATAAATGAAATCACACGTCTCTCTGTAACATGGTGAACATTAAATCCGATGATGGCTGTACAGCTTTAAGATGTTTAAACAGTGTCTTTTATGATgtcttgttattgatttaaCATTTTGTCCAGTGGGTGGGCTACACTATCATAACTTGAAGATGGATAGTCCATAAACATGGCTATAAATAGTATGAGAAAATAACACACTGCAGGTGTCATCAAATCATACAGTAGAATATGCAGGAGATGTATCTTTGTTTATTGGCTAAACATTCACAAAATAAGAAGGGTTTGGTCAGTAAAGGGGAGACCTACATGCAGTGAAACCCTTTATGTTACCAGGTTGAGCCCATTATACATAGTGTATTATAGAAGTGAGCTGAGGTAAAGAAGCCAGACAGATTTGCATGAGCAACAGCATCATGGTGCATAGTTATCTTCAGCTAATGCATGATGGGATATtcgatattatatatataattctgtCTGTAAGGTGTGGCTAGTGTAACAAATCAGAACCGgcattattagattattatattgtaaatgTCACATTAACTAAATTGAGCTCTTTTTGTAATGGTGCAAAACAACACCTCTGCTGAATGAAAATGACTTTTGTCAGCAGGCCCTTTGCAGGAGAAGAGCTGGTATCATACAACATGCTTGATTGTGTTCTTTGGGTTGCAGAGTGTCACACTGATAAGTTGAGATCAAACTTATACAGTTGAGGTTGAATGAGTCCTGCTTAACAGCTTTCCTGCCGAGTTCATGACATATTTAACTTTCTATACATCCTACAAAATCATATACAAGAAGAAATTAATCAGTAACTTGTTCTCTTCCCTTTCACTTCTCTCATAAATCTACTATTTCCCTTCTTTTAATTTGGTTCCCTTTACTAAtttccactttttaaaatttCTGTCAACATCCCTTTCCATCTGCTTCTCTCCCAAGCCAAATATCCAGAGATCAAGTCTCTGATGGGACCGGATCCCCAGCTGAAGTGGGTAGTATCGGGCATGGTCCTGACTCAGCTCCTGGCCTGCTACCTGGTCCATGACCTCTCCTGGAAGTGGATCTTCTTCTGGGCTTACGCCTTCGGAGGCTGCATCAACCATTCCTTGACTCTGGCTATCCACGACATCTCTCACAACGTGGCCTTTGGCAACAAGCTGGCGAAGTGGAACCGCTGGTTTGCCATGTGGGCCAACCTGCCCATTGGGTTGCCTTACTCTGCCTCCTTTAAGAAATACCACATCGACCACCATCGGTATCTTGGTGGGGACCAGCTGGATGTTGACATCCCCACAGACATTGAGGGATGGTTCTTCTGCACCCCAGCCAGGAAGGTCCTCTGGCTCTTCCTCCAGCCTTTCTTCTACGCCATTCGCCCATTGATGGTTAATCCTAAACCAGTGGGTCAGCTGGAGATCCTAAATGCAGCTGTTCAGCTCATAGTAGACATAATGATCTACTATTTATGGGGGCTGAAGCCCATTGTTTACCTCATTGCAGGTACTATCCTGTGTTTGGGACTGCATCCTATCTCGGGACATTTCATAGCTGAGCATTACATGTTCCTGAAGGGACACGAGACATATTCCTACTATGGACCACTGAATCTCATCACCTTCAACGTTGGTTATCACATGGAGCACCATGACTTCCCGAGCATACCTGGCAGCAAACTACCTCAGGTGAGACTGTGTTCTTGTGATAAATCATGGCTTAATTTCCAACTTTGGACTCAAGTCATTCTTTTGAGGTTGTGGGGGATTTTTGCTCAAGGTGTGGGCAGATAAGACGGGGCTGTCCTGTCTTTCAGAACCTACTGTAAGTCACTTTTTTCTCCATCAACTGCAAATATTTATCAGATGAAAGGCCGGGCTCTGTAATTGATTAACTGCTGCTTCTCTTGCACCATCAGAGCATGAGGAGATCCAAAGTGAGATGCCTGCCTTTTGACACAGAAGGCAGCTAATTTTATCAAACTTTTTTGCTTATGTTCATTTACTGTTTATGAACATTTTCAGGATTTTCTTGAATCATTCTGTGCTTTAAACCATAGTGCATCGGTATCATGCGATGTCAACTGTGGCCACAGCTGTCCAAACTGTGTGTGATGGTTTTGACAGAAAGTCTTTTATGAGAGAAACTGTGaatatgttttccttttgaacAAAGCAGTGACATGTCTGCTTGTATCAGTCTTTGTATTTGATTCTTGTAATGAAATCTATTTTTGCAATTTAAATGCTATGTCTATATTTCACATATAGCTGATGAACAATTAACATTCTTCTTTTTCACAAGCTCTAATTCTCTAActttatgttttttgtgttttttggcaGGTAAAGCAAATTGCAGCAGAGTATTACAACTCCCTGCCTCAACACACTTCCTGGATTCGGGTATTATGGGACTTTGTGTTCGACGACAGCATCGGTCCATATGCCAGAATCAAACGGGAGTACAAGCTAAGCAAGGAGGAATAGATCTGTGACTGATTATATTTACCTTTTAACAGAAATTAGAATTTCAGTGGTTAAATATGTATGGACCCCTATGAAATATCATTATCTTAATATTCCCATTATATTCCCTTTTTGTAGTGTGTGGTTGTCACTGTTAGTAAACTGTCTAACATCTTAATTAAGACCTGCACTTGAGTTACTTAAAGGCAGATGAATGGGTAGTTCAGTTGCATACATTCAAAGTATGCAAATGAAAGAGTAAAATACAGCTAGTTGGTTTCCTCACCTCATTATTTATTCGTGCTTCTATTCCTGCTATAAGCAGATGGCCCGTTGTCGTGAGACTGTAATGACATTTCCTTGTATCCAGAAGGCAAAATATCGATGAAAAAGCTAATatttcaacacaaataaaatcctAATTTCTGTAGGAAAAGGTCATATACATTCTCATGAGGTTTAACAGAAATGGCACTAGCTCTTTTGTTTCCTGCCTACACACGTT
The genomic region above belongs to Cyclopterus lumpus isolate fCycLum1 chromosome 22, fCycLum1.pri, whole genome shotgun sequence and contains:
- the degs2 gene encoding sphingolipid delta(4)-desaturase/C4-monooxygenase DES2, which translates into the protein MGKTGGRGDFEWVYNDQPHTSRRKEILAKYPEIKSLMGPDPQLKWVVSGMVLTQLLACYLVHDLSWKWIFFWAYAFGGCINHSLTLAIHDISHNVAFGNKLAKWNRWFAMWANLPIGLPYSASFKKYHIDHHRYLGGDQLDVDIPTDIEGWFFCTPARKVLWLFLQPFFYAIRPLMVNPKPVGQLEILNAAVQLIVDIMIYYLWGLKPIVYLIAGTILCLGLHPISGHFIAEHYMFLKGHETYSYYGPLNLITFNVGYHMEHHDFPSIPGSKLPQVKQIAAEYYNSLPQHTSWIRVLWDFVFDDSIGPYARIKREYKLSKEE